CACGATCAACCCTGGCCGCCACGGCAACCTGGTCCCCCAACTCGCAGCGCTGGGCGCCGACATCGACCAGATCTCCGCCACCCAGTGCCGCCTCACCGGCCCGCAGCGCCTGACCGGCGCGGGGGTGGAGTCCACCGACATCCGGACCGGCTCGGCCCTCCTCATCGCCGGACTCACCGCACGCGGCGTCACCACCCTCGGAGGGCTCCAGCAGCTCCGCCGGGGACACGCCGACCTCCCCGCCAAGCTCCGCGCCCTCGGCGCCGACATCTGCGAGGTCACGCCGTGACCCGGACCTTGCGGCGCATCGTGGCCACGACCGATGTCCACTCCGCCTTCGACGGCGTCGCGCCTCTGCTGGCCCGCCTGCACGCGGCCCGTTCCGAGGCACTCGTCGTCGACAGCGGTGACTTCTTCGAGGGCAGCGGGTACTACCGGCTGGGCGGCGGACAGGTCGAGCGCGAGATCCTCACCACCCTGTACGACGCGATCGCCCCCGGGAACCACGGCTGGTCGCACTACTTCGAACCGAACCTCCACCGGCTCACCGTCTGCGCGAACGTGGTGGACGACGCCAGCGGGAGCGCCCTGTTCCGGCGCATCCACCTGGCCACGATCGGTGGCCGGCGGGTCGCGGTGACCGGCGTGATGGGCGTCCAGGCGTTCAACGCCGTCCCGTTCGCCGACCGGACCGGCCACCGCGTCACCGACCCGGTCAGGGCGCTCAGGGAGTTGATGCTCGCCCACCACCACGAGGTGGACTCCTGGGTCCTGCTCAGCCACTCCGGATTCGCCGAGGACCTGAAGATCGCCGAAGCCTGCCCGTTCCTGGACGTGATCTTCGCTGGACACTGCCACAGCGACCAGTACGGTCCCGTCCGCTTGGGCGACACCCTGGTCCTCAAGGGCCATGAACTGGCGGTCGGCTACGCGCTCGCGAGCGTGGAAGAGGGCGGCTGGAGCGGCCGGTCGGTTCTCCTGCCGCCAGCGGCCACTCCCTCCCCACCCGGCTTGGAGCCGATTCTCGACGAGATCGAAAGCCTGCGTCGGCGCTTGGCGGCACCCCTCGGTACGGTCGCTCGTGATTACCGGGACCGCGTCCCCGACCGGGCCGAGCTGGTCGCGGAGGTCGTCGAACGACTGCGTACGGGCCTGGGAGCGGAAGCGGTCGTCCTCAACGAGACCGCGCTCCGCCCCGTCCGCCTCGGCACCACGCTCACCAGGGGCGACCTGCTCGCCACCGAACCGTTCGACAACCAACTCGTCCACGTCGCGCTGCCCGACGATCAGCACCAGGTCGATGCTCTGCTGATGCGCCTGTCCACGCAGGCCGGTCCCCTGGCCACCGCACCGGCACCGCTGCCGCCCGGTACCCGGTCCCTCCTGACCACCGGCTACCTCGCCGACGCGTACTTCGGCGGACACCCCAGGCAGGCCGCCATCCCCCTCGGCCAAGCCGTCCAGCACGTCCTGACCGAAGGAGGAAGACCGTGATCCTGACCGGTCCCGAGATCACCACGGCCACGGTCGACGGGCGCTTACGCATCGCCCCGTTCGACCAGAACCAGGTCAACCCCAACAGCTACAACGTCCGGCTCGGCCCGACCCTACTGACCTACACGACCCCGGTCATCGACAGCCACCGCCCCAACCCCACGGCGGAAGTACTGATCGACGAGAGCGGCTACGTCCTCCAGCCCGGCGAGCTCTACCTCGGCCACACCCTCGAAGAAGTCGGCTCCGACTCCTTCGTACCGCTGCTGTTCGGCCGCTCCTCGGTGGGCCGACTGGGACTGTTCGTCGAGATCACCGCGCCGATCGGCGACATCGGATTCCACGGGCAGTGGACGCTGATGCTGTCCGCCGTCCGCCCCTTACGCGTGTACCCGGGCATGAAGATCGGGCAGATCATGTTCTTCGTCGCGGCCGGCCCCGTCGACCTGTACTCAGGCAAGTACCAGGCGGCCACGGGCCCGCAGCCCTCCGCGTACTGGCGCGACCTCCCGCCGGCCAGATCGGCGGAGTCGTGATCCTCACCGGCCCGGCCATCGCCGCGGCACGGGCCGACGGCGCCCTCACCATCGAGCCCTACGATCCCGCGCACCTCTCGCCGAACGCCTACGACTGGCGGCTCGGCGACACCCTGCGCATCTGCGACGGCGACCTCGACGCGGCCTCCCGCACCCCCACCCGCGAGATCAGCATCCCACCGGAGGGCTACGTCCTCGCCCCCGGCGTCCTATACCTCGGCGTCACACACGAGAGGACCGGATCGGAGACGTACGCGCAGTTCCTCAACGGCAGCCGGAGCATCGGCGCCCTCGGGATATGGGTCCACGTCTCCGCCCCGCTCGGCCACCAGGGCCACGCCATCCGGTGGACACTGGAGATCCGCGCGGCCCGTCCCGTACGGATCTACCCGCTCATGGTCTTCGGGAAGGTCACCTTCCACCAGACCTTCGGCATCGCGGCGAGCTACCAGCAGCTCGGCCTCAAGTACCGCTCCAGCGCGGGGATCGAGACCTCCCGTCTCTACGAAGAGATGCAGGGAGGCCAGTCGTGAACCCCATGGTCGCCACAGCCCTCGACCTGCCCGCCGGCAGCCCCGGCGGAAGCGTCGAACTCTTCCTGGACCTCTACACCGGCAACCGCCCCGGCATCCCGGCCCAAGCGTTCATGCTCGCCCCCGAGGGCGCCGCTCCGAGCCTCCGGGCCGGCCTGGAGCTGCTGTCCGTACGAGGAAAGTGCCTGGACGGCCCCGCCTTCGGCAGGTACGTAGCCGAACTCCGTGCGGCCCTCCGGCAGGCGATCGACCCGTCCAGGATCGACGTCCTGCACCTGCAACACCTCGCCTTCGGAGCCACCCCGGCCCTGATGCGGGCCCTGCCGGCCCACGCGAGGATCGCCCTGGTCCACGGCACCGACCTGCTCTTCGCCGAAGGCCACCGCGACCAGCTCCGAGTCCTGCGCGAGACGGCGCGGGCATCCGACGCGATCGTGGTCCCCACCCACGCGATGGCGGACCGCCTCCTCAAGCTGGCCCCGAAGACCGACCACCGGAAGATCGTCCATATCCCCTGGGGAATCCCCGACCACCTCATCACCAGCCCGCCCGCACGAACGACGAGCACCCCGACGAGCCACCTGCGCCTCCTATACGCCGGTCGGCTCACGCCCGAGAAAGGCGGCGAAGCCCTCATCAAGAGCCTGGCCCCCGCGCAGGGGATCGAGCTGAGCATCGCCGCGCCGCAGAGCGAATACCAGTCGCTGGCACCCCTGTTCCGGCGAGCCGGCATCCGAGCCCGCTACCTCGGCTGGCTCCGCCGACCACAGCTGTGGAAAGCCTTCGCGGACCACGACCTCCTCGTCATGCCGTCCACCACCCTGGAGGCCATGGGCCTGGTCGCCCTCGAAGCCCAGGCGTGCGGACTCCCCGTCCTCTACCAACCCGTGCCCGGGCTGAACGAGGCACTCGGCGCCTCCGCAGCACCCACCGACTTCGGCCGCCCCGGAGCCGTAGCCCGAGACCTCCAGCGCCTGCGCACCTCCAGCGGCGTGTTGCCAGCACTGCGGGCAGCAGGTCTCGCCAACGCCCGCCGGTACCCCCTCTCCGCCACCCAAGCCGCTCTCCACGCGCTCGGCCGCCAAGTGCTCAGCTAGCACGCCGCGTCGAACCATCGGCTGCTGCGGCAGCGTCCCTACCCTGGGCAACGGAGACCCCACGGCCACGAAAAGGGAGACCATGATCGACCGCATTCAAGCCCTGCTGGACGAAGGCGTCGGGAACAAGGTCTACCCCGGTGCGGTCTGGGCCGTGGGGGACTCCACCGGCATCCAAGCCAGCGGCAGCACGGGCGTCCTAGACCCGGACGAACCGGAACACCGGATGCGCCTGGACACCGTCTTCGACGCCGCCAGCCTCACCAAGATCCTCGCCGTCTGGTCATCGGTCGGAGCACTGTGGGAGGACGGCCGCCTCGACCTCGACGCCCGGCTGGGTACGTACTGGCCCGAGGTCACGGAGTACGAGCTCGGGCGGGTCACCGCACGGCAGTTGCTGACCCACACCGCCGGCGTTCCCCTCCGGGCCCAGCTGAAGAACCAGTACGGCACGGACCACGCCGACATCCGCAGAGGCGTCCTACGCGAGCCGCTGCACCGGCCACCGGGCGAGGCCGTCGAGTACACCGACCGCGCCGCCCTGATCCTCGGCTTCCTCGCCGAACACCTCTCGGGCATGCCCCTGGACCAGCTCGCCACCGAACGGACCTGGCGCCCCCTCGGCATGAACACCACCCGCTTCGGCCCGCTGCCTGCCGAACTCGTCGCCCGCAGCGCCCCCACCGAACTTGAGCAGGACACCGACACTCATCTGAAGGGCGTCGCCCACGACTTCTCCGCCCGGCTACTGGGCGGGGTCTGCGGCATCGCCGGCGCCTTCACCGTCCTGGATGACTTGGCGGGCTTCCTCCGCCACATGCTGGACCCTGCGACATCTGGCCCCGCTGTCGGCTTCAGCCCCGTCTGGACCACCCAGTCGCTCACCATCCAGACCGGCGGCCATGAACCCGCCCGCGGCCTGTTCTGGCACCCGGCACCCGGCACGGTGGACAGCGACGATGTGTGGGTTCATTACGGGTTCACCGGCACAGGCATGTGGATTTCCCCCGCCGCCAGCCGTTGGGCCGTCCTTCTGACCAACAAGCTGTACTTCACGCGCGACCGGTACCCATTGATCGAAGTCCGCGACGCCTTCCGCGAGCTGGCATTCACCGCGATCGAGGCATTCTCCTGGGATTAGCCCCAATGCGGGGAACGTCGCGTCATGGCTGATCAGAGAGCGCCCGCGCTCCTGCCTTCGGCCCGCTCGGCGCAGCCGCCGACGCCCGCCCGCTGTGTAGGCCCGTGGGGCATCGTGGCTGCCTGCAAGAGGATGCCTCCGGCAGGGGCGCTCAAGACTCCGGTATGGGAGCTGGGGTTGGAAGTGATTCAACAAGGCCGACGGGCCTCAGCGTATGGCGGGCGCGACCCTACGAGTCCTAGGGATGGACCGATACACGGCGAAAGGAATCAAAGAAAATCCGGGGTGCTGAGGGAGATCGATAAACCCAATCCTCCCCAAGCTACGCATCTGCGAGTTCATAACCTCCGCAAAAGCACCACGACTCATAACTCCGCTTTCCTTCATGAAGTTCTGATCGGGCAGATCTTTCTCCTCCGTCCCATAGCTCCCGATGCTCCCCACGAGCGTCAATTCCTGAGGCTCTGCACCATAGCGGGCGAGAAGAATGTCAGCTTCACTGTCGAGGTATTGCCTCCCCTCCTGAAGGCGCGCACTAATCAGCACATCCTTCGCCGGAGTCAAGTTGATGTGAAGCCCGGGACTAAATACTCCTCTTGAGACCTGGACGAAAGAACGCAGGGTGGTTCTATCGATGCCGTCGATTGAGGGAAACTCCGGGATCTGATCTTCTAGCTCTGCGGAGGCCGAGGCCGAGGCGGCCTTGGATGGACGAGATTGCCCACCCGCACCACCCTTGGCCTGCCCCTGCTTCCCTCTCGTCGGCACAGCAGGTGCGCCACCGGGAGAAAAGCCCAACCCGGCCAGTCCTGCGTTCACGGAAGCGAACGCAGAAAAAGCGGCAGCAACATAGCGCGCATCGAAAAATGACCCCGTTGCCGTAACCCTGACGAGAGAGCCCGAGGGAAAGGAATTCTTGATATCGCCACGATTCCACTTGTCAATATCGGAAACTTCCAGCGAAATATCACTAAGCACCCCTTCCGACTCTAGAGCATCCTCAAGCATCGGAAAAAGAGCATCACCAAGCGACTTGTTCGTATACTCCTCACCAGAGGAGCCTTGAAAATGCTGCGCCGCCACACGCGGGCCCACAGTCGTCCTTTTTTCTGTGCGTTCGGTCAGCCGTGATTCCTCTGCGACTCCACCGTCCAACTGGGCAAGCATTGCACGCACTTTATCGGTGTCAACGTAGAGAAATTCTCGGAGAATCACAGGGCCCCTCCAGCAGTGGATGGCTGCCAGGGTATGTGTCGAGCCATGCCGTGCGCGCGGTTTCGGGACATTCTGACCGCTGCGCAGGCGGGACGGCACACTGCATAGGCCGACAGACCAAGCATCAAGCGTAACGAGGGCCCTCTCCCAAACGATCTGAGGCGGGCCCTCCCTGGGTGGTCCAGTGATGGCCTGCTCGATCAGCACCATCCCAGCAGCGGCGCGATGCAGCTCAGGGGGCATCGCACCACGCGCACCAGCAGCAAGCCTGACGCCGGAGCGTGTCCCTTCTGTATGCGCCTACGGGGACCCCGAGGTGCGCTCCCTGGCCACACCAGCCCCTCCCACCCCCCAGCTGTCGAGCATGTTGCTAGAGCGGGCCGGGCCGTGTACCTTTGCTTCATTGCTCCCCGCCCTCCTTTGGGATTGGCGGGGCTTTTTTTATCTCGGGGGAGGTATGTAGTGGAGGAGTCTCTTACATCGGCGTCTAGGGGGCCGCTACCTGCCCCGCCTCTCGAACGTGTTGCAGTCTTCATCGACTATCAGAATGTCCACCTTTCGGCGCGCGAGGCCTTCCTGCCCTGGGGTTCACCTACCAAAGAGGGCCACATCGATCCATGCGCGTTCGCACGAGCGCTCGTGGCCAAGCGGAAGAGACCTTCGCGTCTCCTGAGCGTCCGCGTCTACCGGGGCCGGCCTGACCCACGAAACGATCCCAATGCCGCCGCCGCGAACGACCGTCAGGCGGCCGTCTGGGAACGCGATGGGGCGATCGTCTGTCGTAGACCACTGCGCTACCCGCACGACTGGCCCGACCTTCCCGCACGCGAGAAAGGCATCGACGTGCAGTTGGCCTGTGACGTGATCACGGAGGCCATGACGCATCAAGTTGACGCCGTGATCATCGCGAGCCGGGACACAGACCTCATGCCAGCTCTTGAGATTGTGCGCTCCCGCCGACTCGCCCACGTGGAGACAGCTAGCTGGGAGAACGCGTCCAGGATCCGCTTCCCTGGAGAGCGCGCCCCTTGGTGCCACCGGATGGACGAGACCGCCTACGAG
The DNA window shown above is from Streptomyces sp. NBC_00247 and carries:
- a CDS encoding metallophosphoesterase — protein: MTRTLRRIVATTDVHSAFDGVAPLLARLHAARSEALVVDSGDFFEGSGYYRLGGGQVEREILTTLYDAIAPGNHGWSHYFEPNLHRLTVCANVVDDASGSALFRRIHLATIGGRRVAVTGVMGVQAFNAVPFADRTGHRVTDPVRALRELMLAHHHEVDSWVLLSHSGFAEDLKIAEACPFLDVIFAGHCHSDQYGPVRLGDTLVLKGHELAVGYALASVEEGGWSGRSVLLPPAATPSPPGLEPILDEIESLRRRLAAPLGTVARDYRDRVPDRAELVAEVVERLRTGLGAEAVVLNETALRPVRLGTTLTRGDLLATEPFDNQLVHVALPDDQHQVDALLMRLSTQAGPLATAPAPLPPGTRSLLTTGYLADAYFGGHPRQAAIPLGQAVQHVLTEGGRP
- the dcd gene encoding dCTP deaminase; translation: MILTGPEITTATVDGRLRIAPFDQNQVNPNSYNVRLGPTLLTYTTPVIDSHRPNPTAEVLIDESGYVLQPGELYLGHTLEEVGSDSFVPLLFGRSSVGRLGLFVEITAPIGDIGFHGQWTLMLSAVRPLRVYPGMKIGQIMFFVAAGPVDLYSGKYQAATGPQPSAYWRDLPPARSAES
- a CDS encoding dCTP deaminase, which encodes MILTGPAIAAARADGALTIEPYDPAHLSPNAYDWRLGDTLRICDGDLDAASRTPTREISIPPEGYVLAPGVLYLGVTHERTGSETYAQFLNGSRSIGALGIWVHVSAPLGHQGHAIRWTLEIRAARPVRIYPLMVFGKVTFHQTFGIAASYQQLGLKYRSSAGIETSRLYEEMQGGQS
- a CDS encoding glycosyltransferase family 4 protein, whose amino-acid sequence is MVATALDLPAGSPGGSVELFLDLYTGNRPGIPAQAFMLAPEGAAPSLRAGLELLSVRGKCLDGPAFGRYVAELRAALRQAIDPSRIDVLHLQHLAFGATPALMRALPAHARIALVHGTDLLFAEGHRDQLRVLRETARASDAIVVPTHAMADRLLKLAPKTDHRKIVHIPWGIPDHLITSPPARTTSTPTSHLRLLYAGRLTPEKGGEALIKSLAPAQGIELSIAAPQSEYQSLAPLFRRAGIRARYLGWLRRPQLWKAFADHDLLVMPSTTLEAMGLVALEAQACGLPVLYQPVPGLNEALGASAAPTDFGRPGAVARDLQRLRTSSGVLPALRAAGLANARRYPLSATQAALHALGRQVLS
- a CDS encoding serine hydrolase domain-containing protein, with protein sequence MIDRIQALLDEGVGNKVYPGAVWAVGDSTGIQASGSTGVLDPDEPEHRMRLDTVFDAASLTKILAVWSSVGALWEDGRLDLDARLGTYWPEVTEYELGRVTARQLLTHTAGVPLRAQLKNQYGTDHADIRRGVLREPLHRPPGEAVEYTDRAALILGFLAEHLSGMPLDQLATERTWRPLGMNTTRFGPLPAELVARSAPTELEQDTDTHLKGVAHDFSARLLGGVCGIAGAFTVLDDLAGFLRHMLDPATSGPAVGFSPVWTTQSLTIQTGGHEPARGLFWHPAPGTVDSDDVWVHYGFTGTGMWISPAASRWAVLLTNKLYFTRDRYPLIEVRDAFRELAFTAIEAFSWD
- a CDS encoding DUF6414 family protein, with the protein product MPPELHRAAAGMVLIEQAITGPPREGPPQIVWERALVTLDAWSVGLCSVPSRLRSGQNVPKPRARHGSTHTLAAIHCWRGPVILREFLYVDTDKVRAMLAQLDGGVAEESRLTERTEKRTTVGPRVAAQHFQGSSGEEYTNKSLGDALFPMLEDALESEGVLSDISLEVSDIDKWNRGDIKNSFPSGSLVRVTATGSFFDARYVAAAFSAFASVNAGLAGLGFSPGGAPAVPTRGKQGQAKGGAGGQSRPSKAASASASAELEDQIPEFPSIDGIDRTTLRSFVQVSRGVFSPGLHINLTPAKDVLISARLQEGRQYLDSEADILLARYGAEPQELTLVGSIGSYGTEEKDLPDQNFMKESGVMSRGAFAEVMNSQMRSLGRIGFIDLPQHPGFSLIPFAVYRSIPRTRRVAPAIR
- a CDS encoding NYN domain-containing protein, with protein sequence MEESLTSASRGPLPAPPLERVAVFIDYQNVHLSAREAFLPWGSPTKEGHIDPCAFARALVAKRKRPSRLLSVRVYRGRPDPRNDPNAAAANDRQAAVWERDGAIVCRRPLRYPHDWPDLPAREKGIDVQLACDVITEAMTHQVDAVIIASRDTDLMPALEIVRSRRLAHVETASWENASRIRFPGERAPWCHRMDETAYESIRDRRDYSKG